A stretch of the Leptospira harrisiae genome encodes the following:
- a CDS encoding LysM peptidoglycan-binding domain-containing M23 family metallopeptidase, with amino-acid sequence MSKTTNFPKWALFLFTLSAFPSLISSPLSLANLEYTNPSLKNLRSEIKENLRISKSGAKKEELIPLKYYEYKVRKEDNFFKIMARTGMDLETLSSVNELSSPHDLSPGMILEIPNMRGTFHPEETTGDEKTKLTLAEKYNIDSNKLQYDTEREKWFLPGISMGKSEKSFFYGFGFQFPLTEARISSGFGKRADPFTKKDTFHGGIDLAAEQGSDVFASMEGEVIFKGKQGGYGNLIILKHNLGYETRYGHLFDFNINVGQKVKKGQKIAEVGQTGRATGPHLHFEIRRNSKRERPIFRSH; translated from the coding sequence ATGTCTAAAACCACAAATTTTCCAAAATGGGCCCTGTTTCTATTCACTCTAAGCGCATTTCCCTCGCTTATTTCCAGCCCTCTTTCTTTGGCAAATTTGGAATACACCAATCCTTCGCTAAAAAATCTTCGTTCTGAAATCAAAGAAAATTTACGGATCTCCAAGTCTGGTGCAAAAAAAGAGGAGCTCATTCCCCTCAAATACTATGAATACAAAGTTCGTAAGGAAGATAATTTTTTTAAAATAATGGCTCGCACAGGAATGGATTTGGAAACTCTTTCTTCCGTCAACGAGCTTAGTTCACCCCATGATTTGTCTCCAGGAATGATCTTAGAAATTCCTAACATGCGTGGAACCTTTCATCCCGAAGAAACAACAGGTGATGAGAAAACAAAACTAACATTAGCTGAAAAATATAATATTGATTCAAATAAATTACAATATGATACAGAAAGAGAAAAATGGTTTTTGCCTGGCATATCGATGGGAAAATCCGAAAAATCATTTTTTTATGGATTTGGATTTCAATTTCCATTAACGGAAGCAAGAATCTCTTCAGGTTTTGGAAAACGAGCAGATCCATTTACAAAAAAAGACACATTTCATGGTGGGATAGATTTAGCCGCCGAACAAGGATCAGACGTATTTGCTTCTATGGAAGGCGAAGTTATATTCAAAGGGAAACAAGGTGGTTATGGAAATTTAATCATCTTAAAACACAACTTAGGATATGAAACTCGTTATGGTCATCTTTTTGATTTTAATATTAATGTAGGTCAGAAAGTAAAAAAGGGCCAAAAAATTGCGGAAGTTGGTCAAACAGGTAGAGCGACCGGTCCACATTTGCATTTTGAAATTAGAAGAAATTCAAAACGTGAAAGACCTATTTTTCGATCTCATTAA
- a CDS encoding acyl-CoA dehydrogenase family protein yields MDFEISQEVETLRKNIRDFITNEIIPLEKHYDYEKGRMPEDINQQARAKVKAAGFWTPHLPKSEGGLGLDLIGTCIIFSELGRSPIAPYIFNCDAPDEGNMHLLSIAATEKQKELILHPLIKGDLRTGFAMTEPAPGAGSDPTTLQTNAEKHGDKYILNGRKWYCTGANGAKYLIVMAKVNGSFRKTTMFLVPTDAKGYTMVREIELMGSHGPGGHCELNFENVEVPEDMILGRIGEGFRLSQERLGPARLTHCMRWTGMARRALSIARSYAKEREVFSSRIADHQGIQWMFAERATEIEMAFLLTLKAAWLLQKGKDARQETSMAKWKVSESLCNTIDMGIQICGGKGYSRDLPLELFYRDARAARIADGPSEVHKMVIGRNYISEKWDF; encoded by the coding sequence ATGGACTTTGAAATTTCACAAGAAGTGGAAACACTTCGCAAAAACATCCGAGACTTCATTACAAATGAAATCATCCCTCTGGAAAAACATTATGATTATGAAAAAGGTCGAATGCCAGAAGATATTAACCAACAAGCGCGTGCTAAAGTAAAGGCAGCTGGTTTTTGGACTCCACATCTTCCAAAATCTGAGGGTGGATTGGGTTTAGATTTGATTGGAACCTGCATTATCTTTAGTGAACTAGGTCGTTCACCTATAGCACCATACATATTTAATTGTGATGCACCAGATGAAGGAAATATGCATTTACTTTCGATTGCTGCCACAGAAAAACAAAAAGAATTAATTCTCCATCCACTCATCAAAGGTGATTTAAGGACTGGCTTTGCAATGACAGAACCAGCGCCTGGTGCAGGTTCTGATCCAACCACATTACAAACAAATGCGGAAAAACATGGAGATAAATATATTCTCAATGGCCGTAAGTGGTACTGCACTGGAGCCAATGGTGCTAAGTATTTAATTGTAATGGCGAAGGTAAATGGAAGTTTCCGTAAAACAACTATGTTCCTTGTTCCAACGGATGCCAAAGGTTACACTATGGTTCGAGAAATTGAACTTATGGGTTCCCATGGACCAGGCGGACACTGCGAACTTAATTTTGAAAATGTAGAAGTTCCCGAAGATATGATTCTTGGACGTATAGGTGAAGGTTTTCGTCTTTCCCAAGAGAGACTCGGTCCTGCACGTTTGACTCACTGTATGCGTTGGACAGGAATGGCCAGACGCGCATTATCCATTGCACGTAGTTATGCGAAAGAACGAGAAGTTTTTAGTTCCCGAATTGCTGACCACCAAGGAATTCAATGGATGTTTGCAGAACGTGCTACTGAAATTGAAATGGCATTCCTTTTGACTTTGAAAGCTGCTTGGTTACTTCAAAAAGGAAAAGATGCGCGCCAAGAAACTTCTATGGCAAAATGGAAAGTGAGTGAGTCTTTGTGTAATACCATCGATATGGGCATCCAAATCTGCGGAGGCAAAGGATATTCGAGAGATCTTCCTTTAGAATTGTTTTACAGGGATGCAAGAGCCGCAAGAATTGCCGATGGACCATCCGAAGTTCATAAGATGGTCATTGGTCGAAACTACATTTCTGAAAAATGGGACTTTTAA
- a CDS encoding CPBP family intramembrane glutamic endopeptidase — protein sequence MQNRFFEIFRLTAYSLGLVYVCSFFYSVIFLAFVNNTVLGDRIPEDQLLPLYEEYWEGKMDFSTMLTEYEKIVTPIKDQFQKEITENPSLLLSQFYDKVFSEKPHYLLGHSIPWFLCYVGLGYLLYKKVLQIPVTNLQDELSIPILLRGIANGFICFIVVVIFGLVLEKLSVPVDSGVFAKKLYEAIHGNTYLLAWGIYVVGIITGILEEIFFRGFLLKAFIDKNLAQEGLFIVSLLFGWLHYGEGTSIAIPFIIGGVGMFFGYIYIKTGNIWIAMACHATYNSLGLINAYLQLPGVQS from the coding sequence ATGCAGAATCGTTTTTTTGAGATCTTTCGACTTACAGCTTACTCACTTGGTCTCGTTTATGTATGTTCTTTCTTCTATTCCGTTATTTTTTTAGCCTTTGTTAACAATACGGTGCTAGGCGATCGAATTCCTGAAGACCAGTTACTTCCCCTTTATGAAGAATATTGGGAAGGCAAGATGGATTTTTCCACAATGCTTACCGAATATGAAAAGATTGTAACGCCTATCAAAGACCAGTTCCAGAAGGAAATCACTGAGAACCCAAGTTTGCTTTTGTCGCAGTTTTACGATAAAGTTTTTTCTGAAAAACCACATTACCTATTAGGTCATTCAATTCCTTGGTTTCTATGTTATGTTGGTTTGGGATATTTACTTTATAAAAAAGTCCTACAAATTCCGGTTACGAATCTTCAAGATGAGTTGTCTATCCCGATTTTACTTCGAGGTATAGCAAACGGATTTATTTGTTTTATCGTAGTAGTTATATTTGGTTTGGTATTGGAAAAATTATCAGTACCTGTTGATTCTGGGGTATTTGCAAAAAAACTTTATGAAGCAATACATGGAAACACATATCTATTAGCTTGGGGCATATATGTTGTTGGTATCATTACTGGAATTCTCGAAGAAATTTTTTTTAGAGGATTTTTGTTGAAAGCTTTCATCGATAAAAACCTTGCACAAGAAGGATTGTTTATTGTTTCTCTACTGTTTGGTTGGCTTCATTACGGGGAAGGAACATCGATTGCGATACCATTTATCATTGGTGGCGTGGGAATGTTCTTTGGATATATCTATATTAAAACAGGTAATATTTGGATTGCAATGGCCTGTCATGCCACATATAATTCGTTAGGTTTAATTAATGCTTACCTTCAACTTCCTGGAGTCCAGTCATGA